In Anomalospiza imberbis isolate Cuckoo-Finch-1a 21T00152 chromosome 19, ASM3175350v1, whole genome shotgun sequence, a genomic segment contains:
- the LOC137485076 gene encoding myosin-1B, which produces MSTDAEMAIFGEAAPYLRKSEKERIEAQNKPFDAKSSVFVVHAKESYVKSTIQSREPGKITVKTEGGETLTVKEDQIFSMNPPKYDKIEDMAMMTHLHEPAVLYNLKERYAAWMIYTYSGLFCVTVNPYKWLPVYNPEVVLAYRGKKRQEAPPHIFSISDNAYQFMLTDRENQSILITGESGAGKTVNTKRVIQYFATIAASGDKKKEEQTSGKMQGTLEDQIISANPLLEAFGNAKTVRNDNSSRFGKFIRIHFGATGKLASADIETYLLEKSRVTFQLKAERSYHIFYQIMSNKKPELIEMLLITTNPYDYLYVSQGEITVPSINDQEELMATDSAIDILGFTADEKTAIYKLTGAVMHYGNLKFKQKQREEQAEPDGTEVADKAAYLMGLNSADLLKALCYPRVKVGNEYVTKGQTVQQVYNSVGALAKSVFEKMFLWMVVRINQQLDTKQPRQYFIGVLDIAGFEIFDFNSLEQLCINFTNEKLQQFFNHHMFVLEQEEYKKEGIEWEFIDFGMDLAACIELIEKPMGIFSILEEECMFPKATDTSFKNKLYDQHLGKSNNFQKPKPGKGKAEAHFSLVHYAGTVDYNITGWLEKNKDPLNETVVGLYQKSSLKTLALLFASAGGAEAESSGGGGKKGAKKKGSSFQTVSALFRENLNKLMSNLRSTHPHFVRCLIPNETKTPGAMEHELVLHQLRCNGVLEGIRICRKGFPSRILYADFKQRYKVLNASAIPEGQFIDSKKASEKLLGSIDVDHTQYKFGHTKVFFKAGLLGLLEEMRDEKLAQLITRTQAMCRGFLMRVEFKKMMERRESIFCIQYNVRSFMNVKHWPWMKLFFKIKPLLKSAESEKEMASMKEEFEKTKEELAKSEAKRKELEEKMVALVQEKNDLQLQVQAEADGLADAEERCDQLIKTKIQLEAKIKELTERAEEEEEMNAELTAKKRKLEDECSELKKDIDDLELTLAKVEKEKHATENKVKNLTEEMAALDETIAKLTKEKKALQEAHQQTLDDLQAEEDKVNTLTKAKTKLEQQVDDLEGSLEQEKKLRMDLERAKRKLEGDLKLAQDSIMDLENDKQQLDEKLKKKDFEISQIQSKTEDEQALGMQLQKKIKELQARIEELEEEIEAERTSRAKAEKHRADLSRELEEISERLEEAGGATAAQIEMNKKREAEFQKMRRDLEEATLQHEATAAALRKKHADSTAELGEQIDNLQRVKQKLEKEKSELKMEIDDLASNMESVSKAKANLEKMCRSLEDQLSEIKTKEEEQQRIINDISAQRARLQTESGEFSRQVDEKDALISQLSRGKQAFTQQIEELKRHLEEEIKAKNALAHALQSARHDCDLLREQYEEEQEAKGELQRALSKANSEVAQWRTKYETDAIQRTEELEEAKKKLAQRLQDAEEHVEAVNAKCASLEKTKQRLQNEVEDLMIDVERSNAACAALDKKQKNFDKILAEWKQKYEETQAELEASQKESRSLSTELFKMKNAYEESLDHLETMKRENKNLQQEISDLTEQIAEGGKAIHELEKVKKQIEQEKSELQASLEEAEASLEHEEGKILRLQLELNQVKSEIDRKIAEKDEEIEQMKRNHLRVVESMQSTLDAEIRSRNEALRLKKKMEGDLNEIEIQLSHANRQAAEAQKNLRNTQGVLKDTQIHLDDALRSQEDLKEQVAMVERRANLLQAEVEELRAALEQTERSRKVAEQELLDASERVQLLHSQNTSLINTKKKLETDIAQIQGEMEDTIQEARNAEEKAKKAITDAAMMAEELKKEQDTSAHLERMKKNLDQTVKDLQLRLDEAEQLALKGGKKQIQKLEARVRELEGEVDAEQKRSAEAVKGVRKYERRVKELTYQSEEDRKNVLRLQDLVDKLQTKVKAYKRQAEEAEELSNVNLSKFRKIQHELEEAEERADIAESQVNKLRAKSREISKKAESEE; this is translated from the exons ATGTCTACGGACGCTGAGATGGCCATCTTTGGGGAGGCTGCTCCTTACCTCCGAAAGTCAGAGAAGGAGAGAATTGAGGCCCAGAACAAACCTTTTGATGCCAAGTCATCTGTCTTCGTGGTACATGCAAAGGAATCCTATGTGAAGAGCACAATTCAGAGTAGGGAACCAGGAAAAATCACTGTCAAGACTGAAGGGGGAGAG ACCCTGACTGTGAAGGAAGATCAAATCTTCTCCATGAACCCTCCCAAGTATGATAAAATCGAGGACATGGCCATGATGACCCACCTCCACGAACCCGCCGTGCTGTACAACCTCAAAGAGCGTTACGCAGCCTGGATGATCTAC ACCTACTCGGGTCTCTTCTGCGTCACTGTCAACCCCTACAAGTGGCTGCCGGTGTACAACCCCGAGGTGGTGTTGGCCTACCGAGGCAAGAAGCGCCAGGAGGCCCCTCCACACATCTTCTCCATCTCTGACAACGCCTATCAGTTCATGCTGACTG ATCGGGAGAACCAGTCCATCCTGATCAC CGGAGAATCCGGGGCCGGGAAGACTGTGAACACAAAGCGTGTCATCCAGTACTTTGCAACAATTGCAGCCAGTggggacaagaagaaggaggagcAGACCTCCGGCAAAATGCAG GGGACACTTGAGGATCAAATCATCAGTGCCAACCCACTGCTGGAGGCCTTTGGAAATGCCAAGACCGTGAGGAACGACAACTCCTCACGCTTT gGTAAATTCATCAGAATCCATTTTGGAGCCACAGGCAAACTGGCTTCTGCTGACATTGAAACTT ATCTGCTGGAGAAGTCCAGAGTCACTTTCCAGCTGAAGGCGGAAAGGAGCTACCACATCTTTTATCAGATCATGTCCAACAAGAAACCAGAGCTAATTG AGATGTTACTGATCACCACCAACCCCTATGACTATCTGTACGTGAGTCAGGGTGAGATCACAGTTCCCAGCATTAATGACCAGGAAGAGCTGATGGCCACCGAC AGTGCCATTGACATCCTGGGCTTCACTGCAGACGAGAAAACGGCCATCTACAAGCTGACAGGGGCTGTCATGCACTACGGGAACCTGAAGTTCAAGCAGAAACAACgagaggagcaggcagagcctgaCGGCACCGAAG TTGCTGACAAGGCTGCCTACCTGATGGGTCTGAACTCAGCAGACCTGCTCAAGGCCCTCTGCTACCCCCGAGTCAAGGTGGGGAATGAATACGTGACCAAAGGCCAAACTGTGCAGCAG GTATACAATTCAGTGGGTGCCCTGGCAAAATCTGTGTTTGAGAAGATGTTCCTGTGGATGGTTGTTCGCATCAACCAGCAGCTGGACACGAAGCAGCCCAGGCAGTACTTCATTGGTGTCCTGGACATTGCTGGCTTCGAGATCTTTGAT TtcaacagcctggagcagctgtgcatCAACTTCACCAATGAGAAACTGCAACAGTTCTTCAACCACCACATGTtcgtgctggagcaggaggagtaCAAGAAGGAGGGGATTGAATGGGAGTTCATTGACTTTGGGATGGACCTGGCTGCCTGCATTGAGCTCATTGAGAAG CCCATGGGCATCTTCTCCATCCTGGAAGAGGAGTGCATGTTCCCCAAGGCAACTGACACCTCTTTCAAGAACAAGCTCTATGACCAGCACCTGGGCAAGTCCAACAACTTCCAGAAGCCCAAGCCTGGCAAAGGCAAGGCTGAGGCCCACTTCTCCCTGGTGCACTATGCTGGCACAGTGGACTACAACATCACTGGGTGGCTGGAGAAGAACAAGGACCCTCTGAATGAAACTGTTGTTGGGCTGTACCAGAAATCATCCTTGAAGACCCTGGCTTTACTCTTTGCATCTGCTGGTGGGGCAGAAGCAG AGagcagtggtggtggtggcaagAAGGGTGCCAAGAAGAAGGGCTCTTCTTTCCAGACCGTCTCAGCTCTCTTCCGG GAAAATTTAAACAAGCTGATGAGCAATTTGAGAAGTACACATCCCCATTTTGTGCGGTGCCTTATTCCTAATGAAACAAAAACACCTG GTGCCATGGAGCACGAGCTGGTGCTGCACCAGCTGCGCTGTAACGGCGTGCTGGAAGGGATCAGGATTTGCAGGAAAGGGTTCCCCAGCAGAATCCTCTATGCTGACTTCAAACAGAG ATACAAGGTGCTTAATGCCAGTGCCATCCCTGAGGGACAGTTCATCGATAGCAAGAAGGCTTCTGAGAAGCTCCTTGGGTCAATCGATGTGGACCACACGCAGTACAAATTTGGACACACCAAG GTGTTCTTcaaagctgggctgctgggacTCCTGGAGGAGATGAGAGATGAGAAGCTGGCACAGCTCATCACCCGCACCCAGGCCATGTGTAGGGGCTTCCTGATGAGGGTGGAGTTCAAGAAAATGATGGAGAGGAG GGAGTCCATCTTCTGCATCCAGTACAATGTTCGTTCATTCATGAATGTCAAACACTGGCCATGGATGAAGCTGTTCTTCAAGATCAAGCCCTTGCTGAAGAGTGCAGAGTCTGAAAAGGAGATGGCCAGCATGAAGGAAGAGTTTGAGAAAACCAAGGAAGAGCTTGCAAAGTCTGAGGCAAAGagaaaggagctggaggagaaaaTGGTGGCCCTGGTGCAGGAGAAAAATGACCTGCAGCTCCAAGTGCAGGCT GAAGCTGATGGTTTGGCTGATGCTGAGGAAAGGTGTGACCAGCtcatcaaaaccaaaatccagCTGGAAGCCAAAATTAAGGAGTTGACAGAGAGAgcagaagaagaggaagagatgaATGCTGAGTTGACAGCCAAGAAGAGGAAGCTGGAGGATGAATGTTCAGAGCTGAAGAAAGATATTGATGATCTTGAGCTAACACTGGCCAAggtggagaaggaaaaacatgCCACCGAAAACAAG GTGAAAAACCTGACTGAGGAGATGGCAGCATTGGATGAGACCATTGCCAAGCtgacaaaagagaagaaagccCTCCAAGAGGCCCATCAGCAGACCCTGGATGacctgcaggcagaggaggacAAAGTCAATACTCTGACCAAAGCCAAGACCAAGCTGGAGCAGCAAGTGGATGAT CTGGAAGGGTCCCTGGAGCAAGAGAAGAAACTGCGCATGGACCTGGAGAGAGCTAAGAGGAAACTGGAAGGAGACCTGAAGCTGGCCCAGGACAGCATCATGGATTTGGAGAATGATaagcagcagctggatgagAAACTGAAGAA GAAAGACTTTGAAATCAGCCAGATCCAAAGTAAAACAGAGGATGAACAAGCCCTGGGCATGCAACTTCAGAAGAAGATCAAGGAGCTGCAG GCCCGTattgaggagctggaggaggaaattGAGGCAGAGCGAACCTCTCGCGCTAAAGCAGAGAAGCATCGCGCTGACCTGTcgagggagctggaggagatCAGCGAGCGCCTGGAAGAAGCAGGAggggccacagcagctcagatTGAGATGAACAAGAAGCGTGAGGCAGAATTCCAGAAGATGCGCCGTGACCTGGAAGAGGCCACGCTGCAGCACGAAGCTACGGCTGCCGCCCTGCGCAAGAAGCACGCggacagcacagctgagctgggcgAGCAGATCGACAACCTGCAACGCGTGAAGcagaagctggagaaggagaagagtgAGCTGAAGATGGAGATTGATGACTTGGCCAGTAACATGGAGTCTGTGTCTAAAGCCAAG GCAAATCTGGAGAAGATGTGTCGTTCCCTAGAAGATCAACTCAGTGAGATTAAGACAAAGGAGGAGGAACAGCAGCGCATAATTAATGACATTAGTGCTCAAAGAGCTCGGCTACAAACAGAATCTG GTGAATTTTCACGCCAGGTAGATGAGAAAGATGCTCTGATTTCTCAGCTGTCAAGAGGCAAACAGGCTTTCACCCAACAGATTGAGGAACTCAAAAGGCATCTGGAGGAAGAGATAAAG GCCAAGAATGCCCTAGCCCACGCCCTGCAGTCTGCTCGCCACGACTGTGACTTGCTCCGGGAACAAtatgaggaggagcaggaggccaAGGGGGAGCTGCAGCGAGCCCTGTCCAAGGCCAACAGCGAAGTGGCCCAGTGGAGAACCAAATACGAGACGGACGCGATTCAGCGCACGGAGGAGCTCGAGGAGGCCAA GAAGAAGCTGGCCCAGCGCCTGCAGGATGCAGAGGAACATGTTGAGGCTGTCAATGCCAAATGTGCCTCCCTGGAAAAGACaaagcagaggctgcagaatgAAGTGGAGGACCTGATGATTGACGTGGAGAGATCCAATGCTGCCTGCGCTGCTCTGGATAAGAAGCAGAAGAACTTTGACAAG ATCCTGGCAGAATGGAAGCAGAAGTATGAGGAAACACAGGCTGAGCTGGAGGCCTCGCAGAAGGAGTCGCGCTCTCTCAGCACGGAGCTGTTCAAGATGAAGAATGCCTATGAGGAGTCCTTGGACCACCTGGAAACAATGAAGCGGGAGAACAAGAACTTGCAGC AGGAGATTTCCGACCTCACGGAGCAGATTGCGGAGGGAGGAAAGGCCATTCATGAGCTGGAGAAAGTCAAGAAGCAGATTGAGCAGGAGAAATCTGAACTGCAAGCCTCTCTGGAGGAAGCTGAG gccTCCCTGGAACATGAGGAGGGGAAGATCCTGCGCCTGCAGCTTGAGCTCAACCAAGTGAAGTCTGAGATTGACAGGAAGATAGCAGAGAAAGATGAGGAGATCGAACAGATGAAGAGAAACCACCTCCGAGTCGTGGAGTCCATGCAGAGCACCCTGGATGCTGAGATCAGGAGCAGGAATGAAGCCCTGAGGCTGAAGAAGAAGATGGAGGGAGACCTGAATGAAATAGAAATCCAGCTGAGCCATGCCAACCgccaggctgcagaggcacagaagAACCTGAGAAATACACAGGGAGTGCTGAAG GACACCCAGATACACTTGGATGATGCTCTGAGGTCACAAGAGGACCTGAAGGAGCAGGTGGCCATGGTGGAGCGCAGAGCAAACCTGCTGCAGGCTGAAGTTGAGGAGCTCCgggcagccctggagcagaCGGAGCGGTCGAGGAAagtggctgagcaggagcttcTGGATGCCAGTGAGCGTGTGCAGCTCctccacagccag AACACCAGCTTGATCAACACCAAGAAGAAGCTAGAAACGGACATTGCCCAGATCCAGGGTGAAATGGAGGATACCATCCAGGAAGCCCGCAATGCTGAGGAGAAGGCCAAGAAGGCCATCACCGAT GCGGCCATGATGGCAGAAGAGCTGAAGAAGGAGCAGGACACCAGTGCCCACCTGGAGAGGATGAAGAAGAACCTGGACCAGACGGTGAAGGACCTGCAGCTTCGTCTGGATGAGGCTGAGCAGCTGGCACTGAAGGGAGGGAAGAAGCAGATCCAGAAGCTGGAGGCCAGG GTGCGGGAGCTGGAAGGGGAGGTTGATGCTGAGCAGAAGCGCAGCGCTGAAGCCGTGAAGGGCGTGCGCAAGTACGAGCGGAGGGTGAAGGAACTCACCTACCAG TCGGAGGAAGACAGGAAAAATGTTCTCAGGCTGCAGGATCTAGTGGACAAACTGCAAACTAAGGTGAAAGCTTACAAGAGACAAGCTGAGGAGGCT GAGGAGCTGTCCAATGTCAACCTGTCCAAGTTCCGTAAGATCCAGCACGAGCTGGAGGAAGCCGAGGAGCGGGCTGACATTGCAGAGTCACAGGTCAACAAGCTCCGAGCCAAGAGCCGGGAAATCAGCAAGAAGGCAGAAAGTGAAGAGTAA